In Borrelia hispanica CRI, one DNA window encodes the following:
- a CDS encoding DUF226 domain-containing protein codes for MSNALKLLKQKKLKIKLTEEKAHNLFIKAEEKDDKKVYHTEIMTNSYKLEVHKSHKHRFTISFKELLTQEKVKWFGLFAVKDNNKFLDISYSYRKSIKNKNVVKNYKKNKTMQASIFSKRYYIKFKFNKNSFSCYLKRIDYLLRIKKSHKKHYKFLIETFKFRERNIYVL; via the coding sequence ATGAGCAATGCACTAAAACTACTTAAGCAAAAAAAATTAAAAATCAAATTAACAGAAGAAAAAGCTCATAATCTTTTTATTAAAGCCGAAGAGAAGGATGATAAAAAAGTATATCATACAGAAATTATGACAAATTCTTACAAATTGGAAGTTCACAAAAGTCATAAGCATAGGTTTACCATCTCTTTCAAAGAGCTATTGACTCAAGAAAAAGTAAAATGGTTCGGACTGTTTGCTGTAAAAGATAATAATAAATTTTTAGACATATCTTATAGTTATAGAAAATCAATAAAAAATAAAAATGTAGTTAAAAACTATAAAAAAAATAAGACAATGCAAGCTTCTATATTTTCAAAAAGATATTATATTAAATTTAAGTTCAACAAGAACAGTTTTTCTTGTTATCTTAAAAGGATTGATTATCTACTCAGAATAAAAAAAAGTCATAAGAAACATTACAAATTTTTAATAGAAACTTTTAAATTTAGAGAAAGAAATATATATGTTTTATGA